From Miscanthus floridulus cultivar M001 chromosome 15, ASM1932011v1, whole genome shotgun sequence, the proteins below share one genomic window:
- the LOC136506876 gene encoding uncharacterized protein has product MSFRRRFVHLVMNDTKKRDFPLRRIDAARLFFPKGERPPVPPPPPEDARLPPVAIRFSAPTPTTGTGTNTSKGAMEFMLLHGGGGRGHSGWKKRPKVVATDHTGRCVMYDPARETVRALPELTPAPKVRPVALPVGDHDLYVIDTHFNRAFSRDAACFHGLLFDPDAAADWGWRTMRPPPYARTYDPDSQRVRAHITSYAVVGGGGGGGGGDCVWVSKDSLGTHAFDVGTGEWAKAGDWVLPFWAPVEDGVVRASDLVTVCASDLTASPPAAPRVLWREPPTPPEWQGRSSFLVHLGCSRFCLARFFKIVRGGTGGSPCVNRFAVFSGLEVVVEPGGHGDGDRMVKHKSLRYSLVNKLLHWVL; this is encoded by the exons ATGAGTTTCCGGCGGCGGTTCGTGCACCTGGTGATGAACGACACCAAGAAACGGGACTTCCCTCTGCGCCGCATCGACGCGGCACGCCTCTTCTTCCCCAAGGGCGAGAGGCCCCccgtcccgccgccgccgccagaggACGCGCGCCTCCCGCCTGTCGCCATCAGATTCAGCGCACCCACACCcaccaccggcaccggcaccaacACCAGCAAAGGCGCCATGGAGTTCATGCtcctccacggcggcggcggccgcggtcaCAGCGGGTGGAAGAAGCGGCCCAAGGTGGTGGCCACCGACCACACGGGCCGCTGCGTGATGTACGACCCGGCGCGGGAGACCGTCCGCGCCCTGCCCGAGCTCACCCCCGCGCCCAAGGTCAGGCCTGTCGCTCTCCCCGTCGGCGACCACGACCTCTACGTCATCGACACCCACTTCAACCGCGCCTTCAGCCGCGACGCCGCCTGCTTCCACGGCCTCCTCTTCGACCCCGACGCCGCGGCCGACTGGGGTTGGCGCACGATGCGGCCGCCTCCATACGCCCGCACCTACGACCCCGACAGCCAGCGAGTCCGCGCTCACATCACCTCCTACGcggtggtgggcggcggcggcggcggaggtggcggGGACTGTGTCTGGGTATCCAAGGACAGTTTGGGCACCCACGCCTTCGACGTCGGGACCGGCGAGTGGGCCAAGGCAGGCGACTGGGTGCTGCCGTTCTGGGCCCCG GTGGAGGACGGCGTCGTGCGCGCGTCGGACCTCGTCACGGTGTGCGCGTCGGACCTGACAGCGTCACCGCCGGCGGCGCCGCGCGTCCTGTGGAGAGAGCCCCCGACGCCGCCGGAGTGGCAGGGCAGGTCGTCGTTTCTCGTGCACCTCGGCTGCTCCAGGTTCTGCCTCGCCAGGTTCTTCAAGATCGTCCGCGGCGGCACAGGCGGCTCGCCATGCGTCAACAGGTTCGCGGTCTTCAGTGGACTCGAGGTGGTGGTGGAGCCTGGTGGCCATGGCGACGGGGACCGCATGGTGAAGCACAAGTCTCTACGGTACAGCCTTGTCAACAAGCTGCTCCATTGGGTACTCTAG